One Enterobacter asburiae genomic window, TGATTGAAGCGCACGGGCTGTGCTCTGCCTGCGTGGAAGTGGAAGCCTGTCGCCATCAGGACGCTTGCCAGCACGACCACTCAATTCTTGTGAAGAAAAAGCCGCGTTAACGGCAAAAGAAAAGGCGGCTTAGAGCCGCCCTATGGGTTATTCAGCGTTACCAGCGGTAGTCGTTACGGGTTTCCCAGTCTTTGACTTCGTTTTCCGCCTGATCTTTCGCATAGCCGTAACGTTCCTGAATTTTACCGACAAGCTGATCGCGTTTACCTTCAATGACGGTCATATCGTCATCGGTCAGCTTACCCCACTTTTCTTTCGCTTTACCTTTGAACTGCTTCCAGTTGCCGCCGATTTCGTCTTTATTCATCATCGTGTCCTCTTAGTTAAGCGTCGGGTCGTAACGTCCGTTACGTTCTTTTCTGCTGGACGTGATAATTATTGTAGTTAAGGATTCGGCAGTTGATTTCATATTCGGAATCTTTAACCGTCACGATATATCGTGACGTGAAGAGAACCAGGTATTGTTTTGCCAGTGGCGGTGCCAGATAAAAGCCAGCGATATCCCTCGCAGCGAGAGGAAAACGGCCAGGGCCAGCCACAAACCGTGATTACCCAGCCAGGGAAGCGTCAGCAGCGTCAGGCCAAACCCTGCCGCCGCGACCGCCATGCTGTTGCGCATTTCCGCTCCGCGCGTCGCACCAATAAACATGCCGTCCAGCAGATAACACCAGACGCCGACTACCGGTAAGATGACTTGCCAGATGAGATAGTGACTCGCCAGTTCGCGCAGCGCAGGGATAGACGTCAGCAATGCCACGATCTGCTCACCCAGGCAGGCGTAGACCAGGCCGAACGCCAGCGCCACCAGTCCCGACTGACGGCAGGCTGCCCGCCATACGTCCCGAAGCTGCCCGCTTTCGCGCG contains:
- a CDS encoding CsbD family protein, whose amino-acid sequence is MNKDEIGGNWKQFKGKAKEKWGKLTDDDMTVIEGKRDQLVGKIQERYGYAKDQAENEVKDWETRNDYRW